In a single window of the Desulfuromonadaceae bacterium genome:
- a CDS encoding type II toxin-antitoxin system Phd/YefM family antitoxin, which translates to MKSVLANCSASISELKKNPSALIDESEGEPIAILNHNRPTAYLIPAATYEALMERLEDYQLGLLVNERQNEKIEAVEVDIDEL; encoded by the coding sequence ATGAAATCCGTTCTAGCAAACTGTTCTGCCAGCATCTCCGAATTAAAAAAGAATCCAAGCGCTCTTATTGATGAGTCGGAGGGAGAGCCAATAGCAATATTAAATCACAACCGACCCACGGCTTATCTTATCCCTGCCGCAACATATGAAGCGCTCATGGAGAGATTGGAAGACTATCAACTTGGTTTGCTTGTGAACGAGAGGCAGAATGAAAAAATAGAAGCCGTAGAAGTTGATATCGATGAGCTGTAA
- a CDS encoding type II toxin-antitoxin system VapC family toxin — MYLLDTNTLIYFFKDMGNVASTLLSKSPKDIAIPAIALYELEVGIAKSSNPQTRQQQLETLISRIVILPFAKKEAEAAAAIRAKLEKSGTPIGPYDTLIAGITLSSNATLVTHNTKEFSRVEGINIEDWY, encoded by the coding sequence TTGTATCTCCTTGACACCAATACCCTGATTTATTTTTTCAAAGACATGGGCAATGTCGCGAGCACATTGTTATCCAAATCCCCCAAAGATATTGCCATCCCCGCCATCGCCCTTTACGAACTTGAAGTCGGCATCGCGAAATCAAGTAATCCCCAAACAAGGCAACAACAATTAGAAACCCTCATATCACGCATTGTAATTTTGCCTTTTGCCAAAAAAGAAGCCGAAGCGGCCGCAGCGATCAGGGCAAAACTGGAAAAATCAGGCACACCAATAGGCCCATACGATACTCTGATTGCGGGAATCACCTTGAGTTCAAATGCGACATTGGTGACCCATAACACCAAAGAATTCAGCAGAGTTGAAGGGATAAACATTGAAGACTGGTACTGA
- a CDS encoding type II toxin-antitoxin system RelE/ParE family toxin produces MSCKYGLKFLPTALKEWKKLDPSIQSQLKKKLRERLQNPHVPASRLHGFENHYKIKLRASGYRLVYEIIEDEIVVLVVAVGKRDKNLVYRKVSQREKG; encoded by the coding sequence ATGAGCTGTAAATACGGCCTGAAATTCCTTCCCACTGCATTAAAGGAGTGGAAAAAACTGGATCCATCGATCCAGAGCCAACTCAAGAAGAAGCTCAGAGAACGGTTACAGAATCCACATGTCCCAGCAAGTCGACTTCATGGTTTCGAGAATCATTACAAGATTAAGCTGCGTGCCAGCGGGTATCGCCTTGTTTACGAAATCATTGAAGATGAAATCGTTGTCCTGGTCGTTGCTGTTGGCAAAAGAGATAAGAATCTTGTTTACCGTAAGGTGTCCCAAAGGGAGAAAGGCTAA